Proteins encoded together in one Cicer arietinum cultivar CDC Frontier isolate Library 1 chromosome 4, Cicar.CDCFrontier_v2.0, whole genome shotgun sequence window:
- the LOC101513906 gene encoding actin-related protein 9: MDYLKSALPSQIMSERGSNLVVINPGSANIRIGLASQDTPFNIPHCIAHHTKQVPKRNVQDQMLNSQVTTAQHMEREKAYDVIASLLKIPFLDEEPSGNIPLLINSIVLNAQMGRVDGYNPHIIRKDLPFSWTNVYEEVTGSSSQSALEISNKDETSESLDPKEGIDLKEIGVSNRKLRKFICGEEALRIAPTEPYCLCRPIRRGHLNISQHYPMQQVREDLRAIWDWILIEKLHIPRNERNMYSAILVMPETFDNREIKEILSLVLRELCFGSAVVHQEGLAAVFGNGLSTACVVNIGAQVTSLICIEDGGALPSTAKTLTFGGEDISRSLLWMQRHHQTWPQIRTDMLTKPIDLLMLNQLKESYCEIREGQLDAVGVVHSYEDKVPPGSHRTRLTALNVPPMGLFYPTLFAPDVYPPPPRTWFKDYEDMLEDTWHIDFARRPDMSDTFYPNVNGGLPMWESYPVFSTKPKKEENIGLADAITNCILSTGRIDIQRKLFCSIQLVGGVALTNGLVAAVEERVLHAIPPNEAIDTVEVIQSRTNPTFVSWKGGAILGVLDLGRDSWINREDWIHNGVHIGSNRKYKDSYYLQAQAMCYMNS, from the exons ATG GATTACCTTAAATCTGCGCTTCCTTCACAAATAATGTCAGAACGAGGCTCCAATCTAGTTGTTATCAACCCAG GTTCTGCAAATATTAGAATTGGATTGGCTTCACAAGATACCCCTTTTAATATTCCTCATTGCATTGCTCACCATACCAAACAGGTTCCTAAGAGGAATGTTCAAGATCAG ATGCTTAATAGTCAAGTTACAACTGCACAACACATGGAAAGGGAAAAGGCTTATGATGTT attgcGTCGTTGTTGAAGATACCGTTTCTGGATGAAGAACCTTCCGGTAAC ATTCCATTGTTAATAAATTCCATTGTACTAAATGCACAGATGGGACGTGTTGATGGATACAATCCACATATTATCAGGAAAGATTTGCCCTTCAGTTGGACTAATGTCTACGAGGAAGTCACTGGTTCATCTTCACAGTCAGCATTAG AGATTTCGAATAAAGATGAGACTAGTGAGTCTTTGGACCCAAAAGAAGGTATAGATTTGAAGGAAATTGGTGTGAGCAATAGAAAACTCAGAAAATTCATTTGTGGTGAGGAAGCATTAAGAATAGCGCCTACCGAACCTTATTGTTTATGTCGTCCAATCCGCAGAGGACACTTGAATATTTCACAACATTATCCTATGCAACAG GTGCGTGAGGATCTGCGTGCTATTTGGGACTGGATTTTAATAGAGAAACTGCATATTCCGCGCAATGAAAGAAATATGTACTCTGCTATTCTTGTGATGCCAGAAACATTTGATAATCGCG AAATAAAGGAAATACTATCTCTAGTACTGCGAGAACTCTGCTTTGGCTCAGCAGTGGTGCACCAG GAAGGTCTTGCTGCAGTTTTTGGAAATGGTTTATCAACAGCATGTGTAGTGAATATTGGTGCTCAGGTTACATCACTTATATGCATAGAG GATGGAGGTGCTCTACCTTCAACTGCAAAGACTTTAACTTTTGGCGGTGAG GATATATCAAGAAGCCTTCTCTGGATGCAAAGGCATCACCAGACTTGGCCACAAATTCGAACAGATATGTTGACAAAGCCTATAGATCTGTTAATGTTGAATCAACTGAAAGAGTCATATTGTGAAATCAGA GAGGGACAACTCGATGCTGTTGGAGTGGTCCATTCATATGAGGACAAAGTGCCGCCTGGATCTCACAGGACAAGGCTTACTGCTCTTAAT GTTCCTCCTATGGGGTTGTTCTATCCAACGCTTTTTGCTCCTGATGTGTATCCTCCTCCACCACGCACTTG GTTTAAGGACTATGAGGATATGCTAGAAGACACATGGCATATTGATTTTGCCCGAAGGCCTGATATGTCGGATACTTTCTATCCTAATGTTAATGGAGGATTACCCATGTGGGAAAGTTATCCAGTTTTTTCAACTAAgccaaaaaaagaagaaaatattggCCTTGCAGATGCTATTACCAACTGCATTCTCTCAActg GTCGCATTGACATTcagagaaaattattttgtagcATTCAATTG GTTGGTGGAGTGGCGTTGACTAATGGTTTAGTTGCCGCTGTTGAAGAAAG AGTTTTACATGCTATTCCTCCAAATGAAGCAATTGATACAGTGGAG GTTATACAATCGAGGACAAATCCAACATTTGTGTCGTGGAAAGGCGGGGCG attcttggAGTACTTGATTTAGGTAGGGATTCATGGATAAATAGGGAAGACTGGATTCACAATGGGGTTCACATTGGAAGTAACAGAAAATACAAGGACTCTTATTATCTTCAAGCTCAAGCTATGTGTTACATGAATTCTTGA
- the LOC101514244 gene encoding uncharacterized protein isoform X1: protein MHCRCMYTCLTMSRTFSSKKASYLHPPPTPTTTVAKSCSNKRRSPQSPLQDFNRISNSSNSSDASSSVSAEVPKGCLRFLASSSFKTPVNRPKNINKTPNSAPHGLVLKQSKSNSSKENLPKGGNNAGVQTKTLVPNKAKNPPCLYQWQSGKKSGSKIGQKSKLSSPLNEHGKHLPAFPLTTSEELKQKEDVLGGINDNAVESANHKSSHKDVKSTPLSKKALGPHLDVMVFREAEDNPNRSISKTPPIHNSLSPEIQGGSSLVSTATTPACYGAGYIVSGVTDKRKCRPRGILTVEENYSSSAKMVTNSIDDDADEKKTKDVIKKDSPSMLPLPTEALVHWISSPRNKGEKIGLNQSQALRESTTRGSCTSPSSSSKSFWNICDSSKTFWNGSDSSDLSGATNGMRSKMSSSISPCRLSEFQIPFDSILFSPKSSHSCRAGSSENLIDENSPFSLNSIGSGNVIQTPQSDSSSDLHVALSLAHADNQKEDHFNPELNLYNEVLLSENFLLNNSLPLEDSVNSSFQFDCLTVPYESIDDLSKLPKKLDDQDPWLSSSTIETGSPSLMRISWREGLMRQVDELDEFDCCRCLSDEEDLANDNDCGSNSVSGTQVNIEVDEGEKPNYDVRLTETEDKELEIDGIGKEMFSGAELVSTNEGSLVASKDDSDWNLCYLN from the coding sequence ATGCATTGTAGGTGTATGTATACATGCCTCACTATGAGTAGAACATTTTCATCAAAGAAAGCTTCTTATTTGCATCCACCACCAACACCAACAACCACAGTTGCAAAGTCATGTTCGAACAAGAGGCGAAGTCCTCAAAGTCCTTTACAGGATTTCAACCGAATTTCTAACAGCAGTAACAGTAGTGACGCTTCTTCTTCTGTCTCTGCTGAAGTCCCAAAGGGTTGTCTTAGGTTCTTGGCTTCATCCTCTTTCAAAACCCCTGTTAATAGACCTAAGAATATCAACAAAACACCCAATTCAGCACCTCATGGACTTGTGTTAAAACAATCTAAGTCCAATTCCTCAAAGGAGAATCTTCCAAAGGGTGGTAATAATGCTGGGGTGCAAACCAAAACACTCGTACCAAATAAAGCTAAGAACCCTCCATGTCTTTACCAGTGGCAGTCTGGTAAGAAATCTGGTTCCAAGATTGGTCAAAAGTCGAAGCTTAGTTCTCCTTTGAATGAACATGGAAAACATTTACCTGCATTTCCGTTAACAACATCGGAGGAGTTAAAGCAAAAGGAGGATGTCCTTGGAGGGATAAATGATAATGCTGTTGAGTCTGCCAATCACAAATCATCACACAAAGATGTGAAATCGACTCCTTTGAGTAAAAAAGCTTTGGGGCCGCATTTGGATGTTATGGTTTTTAGGGAGGCGGAGGATAACCCAAACAGAAGCATTAGTAAAACACCACCAATTCATAACTCGCTTTCACCAGAGATACAAGGTGGTTCTTCTTTGGTTTCAACAGCAACAACGCCTGCTTGTTATGGTGCAGGCTATATTGTTTCTGGTGTCACTGACAAAAGGAAATGTAGGCCTAGAGGGATTCTCACTGTCGAAGAGAACTATTCAAGCTCTGCTAAAATGGTTACTAATAGTATTGATGATGATGCTGATGAGAAGAAAACAAAGGATGTTATTAAGAAAGATAGCCCTTCCATGTTGCCTTTGCCGACTGAAGCTTTAGTGCATTGGATTTCTTCTCCGCGTAACAAGGGAGAGAAAATTGGGCTAAATCAAAGTCAGGCACTCAGAGAATCCACAACCCGTGGTTCCTGTACTTCACCATCATCCAGTTCAAAATCTTTCTGGAATATAtgtgatagttctaaaactttTTGGAATGGAAGTGACAGCAGTGATTTGTCTGGTGCTACCAATGGTATGAGGAGTAAAATGAGTTCTTCAATTTCTCCATGTAGACTCTCTGAATTTCAAATACCTTTTGATTCCATATTGTTTTCACCGAAATCCTCACACAGTTGTAGGGCAGGTAGCTCAGAAAATCTCATTGATGAGAACTCTCCCTTCTCCCTGAATTCAATTGGTAGTGGAAATGTGATTCAAACTCCACAGTCAGATTCCAGTTCAGATTTACATGTTGCACTGTCACTGGCGCATGCAGACAATCAAAAGGAAGATCATTTTAACCCCGAGCTTAATTTATACAATGAAGTTCTTCTATCAGAAAACTTCCTTCTCAACAATTCTTTGCCACTAGAGGATTCAGTTAATTCAAGTTTCCAATTTGACTGTTTAACTGTGCCTTATGAATCAATTGATGATCTCAGCAAACTTCCAAAAAAATTGGATGATCAGGATCCTTGGTTATCTAGTTCTACAATTGAGACTGGATCACCCTCTCTAATGAGGATATCATGGAGGGAAGGGTTAATGAGGCAAGTTGATGAGCTAGATGAGTTTGACTGTTGTAGATGTTTGTCAGATGAAGAAGATCTCGCCAACGACAATGACTGTGGTAGTAATAGTGTATCAGGTACTCAAGTTAATATTGAAGTAGATGAAGGTGAAAAACCAAATTATGATGTGAGACTCACTGAAACTGAGGATAAGGAATTGGAAATAGATGGCATTGGCAAAGAAATGTTTTCTGGCGCTGAGTTGGTAAGCACCAATGAAGGCAGTCTAGTTGCTTCAAAGGATGATTCAGACTGGAATTTATGCTACTTGAATTAG
- the LOC101514244 gene encoding uncharacterized protein isoform X2, protein MYTCLTMSRTFSSKKASYLHPPPTPTTTVAKSCSNKRRSPQSPLQDFNRISNSSNSSDASSSVSAEVPKGCLRFLASSSFKTPVNRPKNINKTPNSAPHGLVLKQSKSNSSKENLPKGGNNAGVQTKTLVPNKAKNPPCLYQWQSGKKSGSKIGQKSKLSSPLNEHGKHLPAFPLTTSEELKQKEDVLGGINDNAVESANHKSSHKDVKSTPLSKKALGPHLDVMVFREAEDNPNRSISKTPPIHNSLSPEIQGGSSLVSTATTPACYGAGYIVSGVTDKRKCRPRGILTVEENYSSSAKMVTNSIDDDADEKKTKDVIKKDSPSMLPLPTEALVHWISSPRNKGEKIGLNQSQALRESTTRGSCTSPSSSSKSFWNICDSSKTFWNGSDSSDLSGATNGMRSKMSSSISPCRLSEFQIPFDSILFSPKSSHSCRAGSSENLIDENSPFSLNSIGSGNVIQTPQSDSSSDLHVALSLAHADNQKEDHFNPELNLYNEVLLSENFLLNNSLPLEDSVNSSFQFDCLTVPYESIDDLSKLPKKLDDQDPWLSSSTIETGSPSLMRISWREGLMRQVDELDEFDCCRCLSDEEDLANDNDCGSNSVSGTQVNIEVDEGEKPNYDVRLTETEDKELEIDGIGKEMFSGAELVSTNEGSLVASKDDSDWNLCYLN, encoded by the coding sequence ATGTATACATGCCTCACTATGAGTAGAACATTTTCATCAAAGAAAGCTTCTTATTTGCATCCACCACCAACACCAACAACCACAGTTGCAAAGTCATGTTCGAACAAGAGGCGAAGTCCTCAAAGTCCTTTACAGGATTTCAACCGAATTTCTAACAGCAGTAACAGTAGTGACGCTTCTTCTTCTGTCTCTGCTGAAGTCCCAAAGGGTTGTCTTAGGTTCTTGGCTTCATCCTCTTTCAAAACCCCTGTTAATAGACCTAAGAATATCAACAAAACACCCAATTCAGCACCTCATGGACTTGTGTTAAAACAATCTAAGTCCAATTCCTCAAAGGAGAATCTTCCAAAGGGTGGTAATAATGCTGGGGTGCAAACCAAAACACTCGTACCAAATAAAGCTAAGAACCCTCCATGTCTTTACCAGTGGCAGTCTGGTAAGAAATCTGGTTCCAAGATTGGTCAAAAGTCGAAGCTTAGTTCTCCTTTGAATGAACATGGAAAACATTTACCTGCATTTCCGTTAACAACATCGGAGGAGTTAAAGCAAAAGGAGGATGTCCTTGGAGGGATAAATGATAATGCTGTTGAGTCTGCCAATCACAAATCATCACACAAAGATGTGAAATCGACTCCTTTGAGTAAAAAAGCTTTGGGGCCGCATTTGGATGTTATGGTTTTTAGGGAGGCGGAGGATAACCCAAACAGAAGCATTAGTAAAACACCACCAATTCATAACTCGCTTTCACCAGAGATACAAGGTGGTTCTTCTTTGGTTTCAACAGCAACAACGCCTGCTTGTTATGGTGCAGGCTATATTGTTTCTGGTGTCACTGACAAAAGGAAATGTAGGCCTAGAGGGATTCTCACTGTCGAAGAGAACTATTCAAGCTCTGCTAAAATGGTTACTAATAGTATTGATGATGATGCTGATGAGAAGAAAACAAAGGATGTTATTAAGAAAGATAGCCCTTCCATGTTGCCTTTGCCGACTGAAGCTTTAGTGCATTGGATTTCTTCTCCGCGTAACAAGGGAGAGAAAATTGGGCTAAATCAAAGTCAGGCACTCAGAGAATCCACAACCCGTGGTTCCTGTACTTCACCATCATCCAGTTCAAAATCTTTCTGGAATATAtgtgatagttctaaaactttTTGGAATGGAAGTGACAGCAGTGATTTGTCTGGTGCTACCAATGGTATGAGGAGTAAAATGAGTTCTTCAATTTCTCCATGTAGACTCTCTGAATTTCAAATACCTTTTGATTCCATATTGTTTTCACCGAAATCCTCACACAGTTGTAGGGCAGGTAGCTCAGAAAATCTCATTGATGAGAACTCTCCCTTCTCCCTGAATTCAATTGGTAGTGGAAATGTGATTCAAACTCCACAGTCAGATTCCAGTTCAGATTTACATGTTGCACTGTCACTGGCGCATGCAGACAATCAAAAGGAAGATCATTTTAACCCCGAGCTTAATTTATACAATGAAGTTCTTCTATCAGAAAACTTCCTTCTCAACAATTCTTTGCCACTAGAGGATTCAGTTAATTCAAGTTTCCAATTTGACTGTTTAACTGTGCCTTATGAATCAATTGATGATCTCAGCAAACTTCCAAAAAAATTGGATGATCAGGATCCTTGGTTATCTAGTTCTACAATTGAGACTGGATCACCCTCTCTAATGAGGATATCATGGAGGGAAGGGTTAATGAGGCAAGTTGATGAGCTAGATGAGTTTGACTGTTGTAGATGTTTGTCAGATGAAGAAGATCTCGCCAACGACAATGACTGTGGTAGTAATAGTGTATCAGGTACTCAAGTTAATATTGAAGTAGATGAAGGTGAAAAACCAAATTATGATGTGAGACTCACTGAAACTGAGGATAAGGAATTGGAAATAGATGGCATTGGCAAAGAAATGTTTTCTGGCGCTGAGTTGGTAAGCACCAATGAAGGCAGTCTAGTTGCTTCAAAGGATGATTCAGACTGGAATTTATGCTACTTGAATTAG
- the LOC101514560 gene encoding uncharacterized protein, whose protein sequence is MGFFSFLGRVLFASLFILSAWQMFNEFDATGGPFSKELIPKLTVVRRNLSSKLGVAIPDIDVAYVRQVVATIIFLKGVGGILFVFGSTFGSFLLLSHLALTTPILYDFYNYRPTKPEYGLLLNEFIQNTALFGALLFFVGMKNSIPRKQFRKKTPKTKTG, encoded by the exons atggGGTTCTTCTCCTTTCTGGGCCGTGTCCTCTTTGCTTCCCTCTTCATCCTCTCCGCATGGCAGAT GTTTAATGAATTTGATGCCACTGGTGGACCCTTTTCAAAGGAGTTGATTCCCAagctcacggttgtgaggagaAATTTATCCTCCAAATTGGGGGTAGCTATACCAGATATTGATGTAGCTTAC GTTCGGCAAGTTGTTGCCACTATCATATTTCTAAAGGGAGTTGGAGGAATTCTATTTGTGTTTGGCAGCACATTTGGATCATTTCTTTTG CTTTCGCATCTGGCGCTTACTACTCCCATTCTGTATGATTTCTACAACTATAGACCTACGAAGCCTGAATACGGTTTACTGCTAAATGAGTTCATTCAG AACACAGCACTTTTTGGTGCATTGCTATTTTTTGTAGGAATGAAGAACTCAATTCCCAGAAAACAGTTCAGGAAGAAGACCCCAAAAACAAAAACAGGATAG
- the LOC101514884 gene encoding LOW QUALITY PROTEIN: CASP-like protein 5B3 (The sequence of the model RefSeq protein was modified relative to this genomic sequence to represent the inferred CDS: deleted 2 bases in 1 codon) — protein MFNFSCEESSNFIDLVRNMKDFAGTPGTVLGLALRMSQFIFAAGSIASMATTPSFFNITAFCYLIASMGLQAIWSFVLALLDAYAVVRKKVLHNHVLVSLYLVGDWVTATLSLAAASSSAGIAVLYFNDLGHCSFGEMPXXXXXXXXCRKYQISVAFAFLSWIPILISSLIMLWILAAG, from the exons ATGTTCAACTTTAGTTGTGAAGAATCTAGCAATTTCATTGATTTGGTGAGAAATATGAAGGATTTTGCTGGTACACCAGGTACTGTTCTTGGTTTGGCTCTGAGGATGTCACAATTCATTTTTGCCGCAGGGTCAATTGCTTCCATGGCTACCACACCAAGTTTCTTTAATATTACGGCCTTTTG TTACTTGATAGCTTCAATGGGATTACAAGCCATTTGGAGTTTTGTGCTTGCTTTATTGGACGCGTACGCCGTGGTGAGAAAGAAAGTCCTCCACAATCATGTCCTAGTTAGCCTTTATCTGGTTGGAGATTGG GTAACAGCCACACTATCTCTAGCTGCAGCATCTTCCTCGGCTGGTATCGCAGTTTTGTACTTTAATGACCTAGGACATTGCAGTTTTGGAGAG ATGCCNNNNNNNNNNNNNNNNNNNNNNNNATGCCGAAAATATCAGATTTCAGTTGCATTTGCCTTCTTGAGCTGGATACCGATTTTGATATCATCGTTAATTATGCTTTGGATATTAGCTGCAGGATAG